A window of Nocardia arthritidis genomic DNA:
TTGGCCTCATCGGGATTGCGTCGCACTCGGGTAGCCACTCGCCAAGCTTACCTTGACCAATCAAGGTAGAAACCCTTACCTTGGAGACTCAAGGTAAGGGGGTACATATGCACCGACAATTCACGATTCCGGCGATGGTCGAACTGGCGACCAGCTTGGGCGTCGAGGTCGACGACCCGACACCGCCCACCGAATTCCACTTCTCCCGCGCCGACTGCCGATTACACGGATTCGACTGGGGCGGAACGGGTTCCCCGGTCATCCTGCTGCACGGTGGCCGATTGACCGCGCACACATGGGATTTCGTCTGCCTCGGACTGCGCCGCGACGCGCGGCTGGTCGCGCTGGATCTGCGCGGGCACGGCGAGAGCGACTGGTCCGACGACTACCGCATCGCCACCATGGCGGCCGATGTCGCCGCGGCGGCCGACCATTTCGGCTTCGACCGGGTCCACTTGGTCGGCATGTCACTCGGCGCCCTGGTCGCGGCCGAGCTCGCCGCTTCGCGACCCGACCTCGTCGAGCGGCTGGCGCTCATCGATGTCGCACCGGGCGTCGACTTCGAAAGCACCTGGCTGATGCGAACATTCGTGCTCGGCCTCAGCCCGGTGCAGGATCTCGACACCGTGGTCGGCGCCGCGATGCGAATCAATCCGAGCGCCGATCGCGCCGTCGTCACCTACCGGATGAGCACCCTGTTCTTCCGCGCACCCGACGGCGACTGGGTGCCGAAGGCCGATCCGAGCACACCCGATTTTCCAGCCATTCTCGCGGCCGTCGAAGGGCTGCCCGCGCAATTGACCGATGCGCCGGTGCTATTGGTGCGCGGCGAACGCAGCAGGGTGGTCACCCAGACCACCGCCGAACGCCTCATCGCACGGCTTCCGTACGGAGAACTCGTCTCGATACCGAATGCC
This region includes:
- a CDS encoding alpha/beta fold hydrolase, with the protein product MHRQFTIPAMVELATSLGVEVDDPTPPTEFHFSRADCRLHGFDWGGTGSPVILLHGGRLTAHTWDFVCLGLRRDARLVALDLRGHGESDWSDDYRIATMAADVAAAADHFGFDRVHLVGMSLGALVAAELAASRPDLVERLALIDVAPGVDFESTWLMRTFVLGLSPVQDLDTVVGAAMRINPSADRAVVTYRMSTLFFRAPDGDWVPKADPSTPDFPAILAAVEGLPAQLTDAPVLLVRGERSRVVTQTTAERLIARLPYGELVSIPNAEHNVQEDNPAALITALRDFLTR